TGCGGATGCGCCGTTTATTTCTGGGACGGTATGTCGGCTTTCCCATGATCTCCTCAAACGATAATCCTGCTGCGAACCGTAAAACTAAACGGGGCCTGAGGTTGCGGCAAGAAAACCACCCTGCGCGATTTGGGGTGGTTTGACTTTTCCACAGGGGACAGATAGGTTCGCTCTCCCTGCCGTAGTACCCCCAAGAAAGAAATGGAATTAACCGCCGCCGAAATCTGGAATCGTCTGCTCAATCAGGCGAAAAACGACCTCCCTGAGCAGACGGTCAGAGTGTGGCTCGACTCGGCGCAGCCGCTGCGAGTCGAAGGCGACAAGCTGGTGATGGGAACGCCCGACCAGCTCGCCGCGGACTGGAACGAGATGAAGCACGCGACCATCCTCGCCGAGTACGGCCCGGTAGCGCTCGGCCATCCGATCCGCGTCGAGTTCGAGGTCATGCCCGAGCGCCTCTCGCGCGCGCAAATGGACCTCTTCGTGGCTCCGCCCAAAGGCAGCGCCGAAGCCGCCAACGCGACCACTCCGAGCTCGGCGCCGCTCAGCGACCGCTACACTTTCCGGCACTTCGTCATCGGAAAGTCGAACGAGCTGGCCGCGGCCGCGGCCCACGCGGTGTCCCAGGCGCCAGGCAAGGTGTACAACCCGCTCTTCATCTACGGCGCCACGGGACTCGGCAAGACACACCTCATGCAGGCGATCGCGCACGAGATCCTGAGCCGGCAGACGGGAGTGCGGATCACCTTCGTCGGCACCGAGCAGTTCACCAACGATTTCATCTCGTCAGTGCAGAACCGGACGACGCAGGACTTCAGGCGCCGGTATCGGGAGACCGACCTGCTCCTGGTGGACGACGTCCATTTCCTGAAAGGGAAGGAGTCCACCCAGGAAGAGTTCTTCAACACGTTCAACGCCCTGTACGAGGCCGGCCGGCAGATCATTCTCACCAGCGACCGGCCGCCGCCGGAGATCCCGAGCCTGGAAGCCAGGCTGGTGAGCCGGTTCCAGTGGGGAATGGTCGCGGACATCGATCTCCCCGATCTCGAGCACCGGATCGCCATTCTCCAGCAGAAGGCGCGGCTCGACCATCTGGAGATGACGATCCCGGACGACGTCATCCGGTTCATCGCCGAGAACATCAGGTCGAGCGTGCGGGAGCTCGAGGGATCGATCATCAAGCTCCTGGCGTACTCGTCGCTCAAGCACCGGGACGTGACGATCGAGCTCGCCAGGGAGGCGCTCCGCGACAAGCTGCAACGGATGGCTGCCGGTCAAAACGGCCCGGTGTCGGACCTCACCATCGCGACCATACAGGGTATGGTGGCCAGAGAGTGGGGGGTGACTCCGGAAGGGCTGCGCTCCGCGGGCCGGACCAAGACGTTGACCGTTCCGCGGCAGATCGCAATGCTGCTCGCGCGCGATCTACTCGGCACTCAGCTCGTGGAGATCGGGCAGGCGTTCGGCGGCCGGGACCACTCCACCGTTATCCACAGTTTGGAGAAAGCGGCGGAGCGAATTCGCACAGATGATACAGTGAGAACCCGCACCGATCGCATCCGCGGACAGCTATCAACATTGACCGGCTGACTCTCACCAGAACCATCACATCATACTCATTGCTTCAACTTCTCCTGGAGCCGTACTTTACACCGTATATCAACACTGAAGTTTTCCCTACTACTACTACTGTTCATTTAATAAAGAAGAGTACTAATAACTGCTGTTAGCTGTTGGCTGTTGGCTTTTAGCCAAACGGAACAGCAGGAACGGCAAGGATCTGGTTGTTAGCCAACAGCCAATAGCCAATAGCTAACAGCTGCCTTCGAGGCTCAATGCGCTTCACGATCACACGAGAAAAACTGCAGGAGGCTTTGAACGCCGTCGCCGCCAGCGTCCCCAGCAAGACGACGCTTCCGGTGCTGGCGAACATCCTGATCGAGACTACCGATCGCGGGATCCGCTTGTCCGGGACCGATCTCGATATCGCGGTGAGCACGGAAGTGCCGGCGGACGTCGAAGCTTCGGGCGCGACGACGATTCCCGCGAAGAAGCTGGCGGAGATCGCGCGCGAGCTACCGCCGTCGCCCGTCAGAATCACGACATCCGGCGAACAGCGCGCGACACTCGAGTGCGGCCGCTCGAAGTTCAAGCTCCTCGGACTTCCGCGCGACGAGTTTCCCACTTTTCCCAGTGTAAAATTCTCGGACAGCTGGAGAGTAAAGTCGGGAGATCTCCACAAGCTGATCGGACACACGATCTTCGCGGTGTCCACCGAGGAGAGCCGGCCGATCCTGAACGGGGTGCTGTGGGAGCTCCGGCCCGGGTACATGCGCATGGTGGCGACGAACGGCCACCGGCTGGCGCGGATGGAGGTGCCGAGCAGCGCGACCGCGGACGCCGGCGCCACCGATCTCATCGTTCCGCCTAAGGCGCTGGATCAGATCCGCCGTCTTTTCCCGGCGGAAGAGGAGCTGGAGATCGGCCGTGGCGAGAACCACATCGGCTTCCGGTCGCCGTTCACCGCGGTGTACACGCGCCTTATCGAGGGCCCGTATCCCAGCTACGATCAGGTCATCCCGAAGGACAACGACAAGTACGCGATCTGCGACAAGCAGTCGCTGGTGAGCGCGCTCAAGCGCATGTCCGTCGTGGCGTCGGACCAGACGCACCGGATCAAGATGGCGTTCAACGCCGGCATGGTGAAGTTCAGCGTGCAGACCCCCGACCTGGGCGAAGCGCAGGACGAGCTGCCGGTGCGCTACACCGGCGATCCGCTCGACATCGGATTCAACGCCAGCTACCTGCTCGAGATCCTGCGGTACATGCCGTCGGACGAGGTCAAGATGACCTTCCGCGCTCCCGAGCGCGCGGCGACGATCGAGCCGGAGGGGTGGGACGATCCGTCCAAGTATCTCTGCTTGGT
This sequence is a window from Gemmatimonadaceae bacterium. Protein-coding genes within it:
- the dnaN gene encoding DNA polymerase III subunit beta, whose amino-acid sequence is MRFTITREKLQEALNAVAASVPSKTTLPVLANILIETTDRGIRLSGTDLDIAVSTEVPADVEASGATTIPAKKLAEIARELPPSPVRITTSGEQRATLECGRSKFKLLGLPRDEFPTFPSVKFSDSWRVKSGDLHKLIGHTIFAVSTEESRPILNGVLWELRPGYMRMVATNGHRLARMEVPSSATADAGATDLIVPPKALDQIRRLFPAEEELEIGRGENHIGFRSPFTAVYTRLIEGPYPSYDQVIPKDNDKYAICDKQSLVSALKRMSVVASDQTHRIKMAFNAGMVKFSVQTPDLGEAQDELPVRYTGDPLDIGFNASYLLEILRYMPSDEVKMTFRAPERAATIEPEGWDDPSKYLCLVMPLRLVD
- the dnaA gene encoding chromosomal replication initiator protein DnaA, with protein sequence MELTAAEIWNRLLNQAKNDLPEQTVRVWLDSAQPLRVEGDKLVMGTPDQLAADWNEMKHATILAEYGPVALGHPIRVEFEVMPERLSRAQMDLFVAPPKGSAEAANATTPSSAPLSDRYTFRHFVIGKSNELAAAAAHAVSQAPGKVYNPLFIYGATGLGKTHLMQAIAHEILSRQTGVRITFVGTEQFTNDFISSVQNRTTQDFRRRYRETDLLLVDDVHFLKGKESTQEEFFNTFNALYEAGRQIILTSDRPPPEIPSLEARLVSRFQWGMVADIDLPDLEHRIAILQQKARLDHLEMTIPDDVIRFIAENIRSSVRELEGSIIKLLAYSSLKHRDVTIELAREALRDKLQRMAAGQNGPVSDLTIATIQGMVAREWGVTPEGLRSAGRTKTLTVPRQIAMLLARDLLGTQLVEIGQAFGGRDHSTVIHSLEKAAERIRTDDTVRTRTDRIRGQLSTLTG